In Numenius arquata chromosome 3, bNumArq3.hap1.1, whole genome shotgun sequence, one genomic interval encodes:
- the MAFA gene encoding transcription factor MafA, with protein MASELAMSAELPTSPLAIEYVNDFDLMKFEVKKEPAEAERLCHRLPAGSLSSTPLSTPCSSVPSSPSFCAPSPGGQPAPGPPTTTAASLGSKPQLEELYWMSGYQHHLNPEALNLTPEDAVEALIGAPHHHHHHHQGYEPFRPQPFGGEELPPAAHHHPGHHHHHHHHLRLEDRFSDDQLVSMSVRELNRQLRGFSKEEVIRLKQKRRTLKNRGYAQSCRYKRVQQRHILENEKCQLQSQVEQLKQEVTRLAKERDLYKEKYEKLAGRGFPREPSPSAAPKPAADFFM; from the coding sequence ATGGCCTCGGAGCTGGCCATGAGCGCGGAGCTGCCCACCAGCCCCCTCGCCATCGAGTACGTGAACGATTTCGACCTGATGAAGTTCGAAGTGAAGAAGGAACCGGCGGAGGCGGAGAGGCTCTGCCACCGTCTACCCGCCGGCTCCCTCTCCTCCACCCCGCTCAGCACGCCCTGCTCCTCCGTGCCTTCCTCGCCCAGTTTCTGCGCTCCCAGTCCCGGCGGACAACCGGCACCCGGTCCCCCAACCACCACCGCCGCCTCCCTGGGTTCCAAAccgcagctggaggagctgtacTGGATGTCGGGTTACCAGCATCACCTCAACCCCGAAGCTCTCAACCTGACGCCGGAGGACGCGGTGGAGGCGTTGATCGGCGCCcctcaccatcatcatcatcaccatcaagGTTACGAGCCTTTCCGGCCTCAGCCTTTCGGTGGCGAGGAGCTACCGCCGGCCGCCCATCATCatcccggccaccaccatcatcatcatcaccacctgCGCTTGGAGGACCGCTTCTCCGACGATCAGTTGGTGAGTATGTCGGTGCGGGAGCTCAACCGGCAGCTGCGGGGCTTCAGCAAGGAGGAGGTGATCCGCCTCAAGCAGAAGAGGAGGACCTTGAAGAACCGGGGCTACGCTCAATCCTGCCGTTACAAGCGGGTCCAGCAACGGCACATCTTGGAGAACGAGAAGTGTCAACTCCAGAGCCAGGTGGAGCAGCTCAAGCAGGAGGTGACCCGTTTGGCCAAGGAAAGGGATCTGTACAAAGAAAAATACGAGAAGTTGGCCGGCCGGGGTTTCCCGAGGGAGCCctccccctccgccgcccccaAACCCGCCGCCGACTTCTTCATGTGA